The Paraflavitalea devenefica genome contains a region encoding:
- a CDS encoding GNAT family N-acetyltransferase — MSTLSIRFATPADAGLIADLSRQTFYDSFAADNKQEDMDKFMHEQFSREKLMAEVTAPSAIFLLAMQGEEVVGYACMRESLNPPELGETPAIEIGRIYAVTHTIGKGVGTALMQQCLAIAREKKKAVVWLGVWENNQRAIDFYTKWGFRKFGQHIFVLGNDPQTDWLMKKEL, encoded by the coding sequence ATGAGTACCCTTTCCATCAGGTTTGCCACACCGGCGGATGCCGGATTGATTGCCGACCTGAGCCGGCAAACGTTCTACGATTCCTTTGCTGCCGACAATAAGCAGGAGGATATGGACAAGTTCATGCATGAACAGTTCTCCCGCGAAAAATTGATGGCCGAAGTAACAGCCCCCTCCGCGATCTTTTTACTGGCGATGCAAGGCGAAGAAGTGGTGGGGTATGCCTGTATGCGTGAATCACTCAATCCACCTGAACTGGGAGAAACACCTGCTATAGAAATTGGCCGTATTTATGCAGTTACCCATACCATCGGCAAAGGAGTAGGCACCGCCTTAATGCAACAATGCCTGGCCATTGCCCGGGAGAAAAAGAAAGCAGTAGTATGGCTCGGTGTATGGGAGAACAACCAGCGGGCTATTGATTTTTATACCAAATGGGGATTCCGGAAATTCGGTCAGCACATCTTCGTCCTGGGCAATGATCCGCAAACAGACTGGCTCATGAAGAAAGAATTATAA
- a CDS encoding acetyl-CoA C-acyltransferase, producing the protein MNKREVYIISAVRTPIGSFGGGLKDFSATQLGAIAIKAAVEKAGIKPEQVQDVYMGCVIQANLGQAPARQAAKFAGLPNEVNCTTVNKVCASGMKSIAMAAQSIALGDADIVVAGGMESMSNVPFYVEQMRWGNKYGNAGLIDGLAKDGLTDVYDGKAMGNAAELCAKECGISREEQDAFAIESYKRSQAAWTAGKFNEETVPVAIPQRKGDPVLFAKDEEPFNVKFDKIPELKPAFQKDGTVTAANASTMNDGAAALVLMSKEKADELGLKPLAKIVSYADAEQAPEWFTTTPAIALPKAVAKAGLGMEQIDYFELNEAFSVVGIENTRRMKLDPAKVNVHGGAVSLGHPLGASGARIIITLINVLKQNKGRYGAAGICNGGGGASAMVISL; encoded by the coding sequence ATGAACAAACGCGAAGTATATATTATCTCTGCTGTACGTACTCCTATCGGAAGTTTTGGAGGTGGTCTTAAAGATTTCAGCGCCACTCAGTTAGGGGCAATTGCCATCAAAGCGGCCGTGGAAAAGGCAGGTATTAAACCCGAACAGGTGCAGGACGTGTACATGGGATGTGTGATCCAGGCCAACCTGGGACAGGCGCCCGCCCGCCAGGCAGCTAAGTTTGCCGGACTGCCCAATGAAGTGAATTGTACTACTGTTAATAAAGTTTGCGCCAGTGGTATGAAGTCTATTGCCATGGCCGCCCAAAGTATTGCCCTGGGCGATGCAGATATTGTGGTAGCCGGTGGTATGGAAAGTATGAGCAATGTTCCTTTCTATGTGGAGCAAATGCGCTGGGGTAATAAATATGGCAATGCGGGGCTCATTGATGGCCTGGCCAAAGATGGTCTTACCGATGTATATGATGGCAAAGCCATGGGTAATGCGGCAGAACTGTGTGCTAAGGAATGTGGCATCAGTCGCGAAGAGCAGGATGCCTTTGCCATAGAAAGCTATAAACGCAGCCAGGCTGCCTGGACCGCCGGTAAATTCAATGAGGAGACAGTACCGGTAGCTATTCCGCAACGCAAGGGCGACCCTGTTTTATTTGCCAAAGATGAAGAGCCCTTCAATGTAAAATTTGATAAGATCCCTGAGTTGAAGCCTGCTTTTCAGAAAGACGGTACTGTTACTGCTGCCAATGCCTCTACTATGAATGACGGTGCTGCGGCGCTGGTATTGATGAGCAAGGAAAAAGCAGATGAGCTGGGATTAAAGCCATTGGCTAAGATCGTATCCTATGCCGATGCTGAACAGGCGCCGGAATGGTTTACCACTACGCCAGCCATTGCCTTGCCAAAGGCCGTAGCCAAAGCTGGTCTTGGCATGGAGCAGATAGATTATTTTGAACTCAATGAAGCCTTCTCGGTAGTAGGCATTGAAAATACACGCCGCATGAAGCTCGATCCTGCCAAAGTAAATGTACATGGCGGGGCAGTAAGTCTGGGTCACCCCCTGGGCGCCAGCGGGGCCCGTATCATTATTACCCTCATCAATGTGCTCAAACAAAATAAGGGCCGTTATGGAGCTGCGGGTATCTGTAATGGAGGAGGAGGCGCCAGCGCCATGGTGATCAGTTTATGA
- a CDS encoding GNAT family N-acetyltransferase, producing MEPALQLSDIHIRTTLQPGDIGYVTYLHGYLYSREYRLGIAFESYVAEGLLEFYHQYDPARDRVWVCEHRDKIVGFLLLMHRGTAAQLRYFILHPDYRGIGLGKRLMELYMEFLQQAGYTSSYLWTINELPAAVALYKRHGFVLAEEKPSEALFNRPVTEQRYELILN from the coding sequence ATGGAACCTGCACTTCAACTCAGCGACATTCATATCCGCACCACTTTACAGCCTGGTGATATAGGGTACGTGACTTACCTGCATGGCTATCTATACAGCCGGGAATACCGGTTGGGCATTGCTTTCGAAAGTTATGTGGCGGAAGGGCTGCTGGAATTTTATCACCAGTATGATCCTGCCCGAGACCGTGTATGGGTTTGTGAGCACCGGGATAAGATCGTAGGTTTCCTGCTGCTCATGCACCGCGGCACGGCAGCACAGTTGCGCTATTTTATCCTGCACCCCGACTACCGGGGCATAGGGCTGGGGAAGAGGCTCATGGAATTGTACATGGAGTTCCTGCAACAGGCCGGTTATACTTCTTCTTACCTGTGGACGATCAATGAACTGCCCGCCGCTGTCGCTTTGTATAAACGACATGGTTTTGTGCTGGCAGAAGAAAAACCCTCTGAAGCTCTTTTCAACAGGCCGGTAACAGAACAGCGGTATGAGTTGATACTAAACTAA
- a CDS encoding SRPBCC family protein has protein sequence MKDYNPMTGWLDDPVLPNSIKSNNVINVSWPERLLSATTGVVLISHGVRHFTRHPVKSLLQGMLGGFLLYRGASGNCPGYTALGKTRNVRRTPAINVRTTLVVNKPRHEVYRFWRKLENLPVFMHHLTSVREVDPVHSRWEAIIPANLGRIRWNAEIVKDEYGVLIGWQSIAGSAIENAGKVEFRDVEEGTEVRVIITYRPPAGDIGVAIAKILNPAFAKIVERDIRQFKEYIEGATPAEFDALRQ, from the coding sequence ATGAAAGACTATAATCCAATGACGGGCTGGCTGGATGATCCGGTTTTGCCCAATTCCATAAAAAGCAATAATGTGATCAATGTGAGCTGGCCCGAGCGGTTGCTGTCGGCCACCACAGGGGTAGTCCTGATTAGTCATGGGGTGCGTCATTTTACCAGACACCCGGTAAAAAGTCTGTTGCAAGGCATGCTGGGCGGATTCCTGTTATACCGGGGCGCTTCAGGTAATTGTCCGGGCTATACGGCCCTGGGCAAAACCAGGAATGTACGGCGTACGCCCGCCATCAATGTGCGTACTACACTGGTTGTAAACAAACCCCGCCATGAAGTGTATCGCTTCTGGCGCAAACTGGAAAACCTGCCTGTCTTTATGCATCACCTGACCAGTGTACGGGAAGTAGACCCGGTACATTCCCGCTGGGAAGCTATTATTCCCGCCAACCTGGGTAGGATACGCTGGAATGCAGAGATCGTAAAAGATGAATATGGCGTATTGATCGGCTGGCAATCCATTGCCGGTTCGGCTATTGAAAATGCAGGCAAGGTAGAGTTCAGGGATGTAGAGGAAGGAACAGAAGTACGGGTAATCATCACCTATCGTCCACCCGCAGGCGATATTGGCGTGGCAATTGCTAAGATATTGAACCCGGCTTTTGCAAAGATCGTGGAACGAGATATACGTCAGTTCAAAGAGTACATAGAAGGGGCTACGCCGGCAGAGTTTGATGCCTTGCGACAATGA